The following coding sequences lie in one Pseudorca crassidens isolate mPseCra1 chromosome 2, mPseCra1.hap1, whole genome shotgun sequence genomic window:
- the LOC137218954 gene encoding guanylate-binding protein 5-like isoform X1 — protein MAPVVHMPEPLCLIENINGLLLVNPKALKTLSAIQQPVVVVAIVGLYRTGKSYLMNKLAGKNKGFSVGSTVQSHTKGIWMWCVPHPEKPNHILVLLDTEGLGDIEKGDKKSDTQIFVLALLLSSTFVYNTMNTIDQRAIDLLHYVTELSNLLRTVTSPDLDGEDNAADFMSVCPDLVWTVRDFYLDLEANGRLITADEYLENSLRPKQGTDQHLQNFNLPRLCIQKFFPIKKCFIFDLPTHRKKLAQLETLHNDDLDPEFVQQVADFCSYIFSHSKTKTLSGGIKVNGSHLESLVWTYVNAINNGDLPCMENEVLALAQIKNSAAVRKAIAHYDQQMGQKLQLPTETLQELLDLHRVSEKGAMEVFMKNSFEDIDQGFQEKLETLLEAKQNDFCKRNLEASLNRCSALLQDIFCPLEEDVKQGIYSKPGGHRLFLQKREELKAKYYQVPRKGIQAEEALQKYLQSKESVSDTIWQTDLVLTAREKEMEVARVKAEFMKAEKERLGAILMQHQQMMERRERLHWEQVRQMEIKRLYQQALQQRDQERRLKEEAEKLKERFQAESRKLQDEIQHLQRNDSPDDTCILL, from the exons ATGGCCCCAGTGGTTCACATGCCAGAACCCTTGTGCCTCATTGAGAACATTAATGGGCTACTGTTGGTTAATCCGAAAGCTCTGAAGACCCTGTCTGCCATTCAGCAGCCCGTTGTGGTGGTGGCTATCGTGGGCCTCTACCGCACCGGCAAATCCTACCTGATGAACAAGCTGGCTGGGAAGAACAAGG GTTTCTCTGTTGGATCCACGGTGCAGTCTCACACCAAGGGCATCTGGATGTGGTGTGTGCCTCACCCTGAGAAGCCAAACCACATCCTGGTTCTTCTTGACACGGAGGGACTTGGAGACATAGAGAAG GGTGACAAGAAGAGTGACACCCAGATATTTGTACTGGCACTACTACTGAGTAGTACCTTTGTATATAATACTATGAACACAATTGACCAGAGGGCTATCGACCTCTTGCA CTATGTGACAGAACTGTCAAATCTGCTCAGAACAGTTACCTCACCTGATCTTGATGGGGAAGACAATGCAGCTGACTTTATGAGCGTCTGTCCAGACTTAGTGTGGACTGTGAGAGATTTCTACCTTGACCTGGAAGCAAATGGGCGACTCATCACAGCAGATGAGTACCTGGAGAATTCGTTGAGGCCAAAGCAGG GCACTGATCAACatcttcaaaattttaatttgccCCGTCTGTGTATACAGAAATTCTTTCCAATaaagaaatgctttatttttgACTTGCCCACTCATCGGAAGAAGCTTGCCCAGCTTGAGACACTGCATAATGATGACCTGGATCCTGAATTTGTACAGCAAGTGGCAGATTTCTGTTCCTACATCTTCAGCCATTCCAAGACTAAAACTCTTTCAGGAGGCATCAAGGTCAATGGATCTC ATCTAGAGAGCCTCGTATGGACCTATGTCAATGCCATCAACAATGGGGATCTGCCCTGCATGGAGAACGAAGTCCTGGCCTTGGCCCAGATTAAGAACTCAGCCGCAGTGCGAAAGGCCATTGCCCACTATGACCAGCAGATGGGCCAGAAGCTGCAGCTGCCCACGGAAACCCTCCAGGAGCTGCTGGACCTGCACAGGGTCAGTGAGAAAGGGGCTATGGAAGTCTTCATGAAGAACTCTTTCGAGGATATAGACCAAGGGTTCCAGGAAAAATTAGAG ACCCTGCTAGAAGCCAAGCAGAATGACTTTTGTAAAAGGAATTTGGAGGCTTCACTGAATCGCTGTTCAGCTTTACTTCAGGATATTTTTTGTCCTCTAGAAGAAGATGTGAAGCAAGGGATTTATTCAAAGCCTGGGGGGCATCGTCTCTTCCTTCAGAAGAGAGAAGAGCTGAAGGCAAAGTACTATCAGGTGCCCAGGAAAGGAATACAG GCTGAGGAAGCtctgcagaaatatttacagtCCAAGGAGTCTGTGAGTGATACCATTTGGCAGACAGATCTGGTTCtcacagcaagggaaaaggagaTGGAAG tggCACGTGTGAAAGCAGAGTTTATGAAGGCTGAAAAAGAAAGGTTGGGGGCAATTCTAATGCAGCACCAGCAAATGATGGAGCGGAGGGAGAGACTCCATTGGGAACAAGTGAGACAAATGGAGATAAAAAGATTGTACCAACAGGCCCTGCAACAGAGGGACCAAGAACGTCGGCTCAAG GAGGAGGCTGAAAAGCTCAAGGAGAGATTCCAAGCTGAGAGCAGAAAACTTCAGGATGAGATCCAGCATCTCCAGAGGAATGACTCACCAGATGATACATGTATCTTACTCTAA
- the LOC137218954 gene encoding guanylate-binding protein 5-like isoform X2 yields MAPVVHMPEPLCLIENINGLLLVNPKALKTLSAIQQPVVVVAIVGLYRTGKSYLMNKLAGKNKGFSVGSTVQSHTKGIWMWCVPHPEKPNHILVLLDTEGLGDIEKGDKKSDTQIFVLALLLSSTFVYNTMNTIDQRAIDLLHYVTELSNLLRTVTSPDLDGEDNAADFMSVCPDLVWTVRDFYLDLEANGRLITADEYLENSLRPKQGTDQHLQNFNLPRLCIQKFFPIKKCFIFDLPTHRKKLAQLETLHNDDLDPEFVQQVADFCSYIFSHSKTKTLSGGIKVNGSQSLVWTYVNAINNGDLPCMENEVLALAQIKNSAAVRKAIAHYDQQMGQKLQLPTETLQELLDLHRVSEKGAMEVFMKNSFEDIDQGFQEKLETLLEAKQNDFCKRNLEASLNRCSALLQDIFCPLEEDVKQGIYSKPGGHRLFLQKREELKAKYYQVPRKGIQAEEALQKYLQSKESVSDTIWQTDLVLTAREKEMEVARVKAEFMKAEKERLGAILMQHQQMMERRERLHWEQVRQMEIKRLYQQALQQRDQERRLKEEAEKLKERFQAESRKLQDEIQHLQRNDSPDDTCILL; encoded by the exons ATGGCCCCAGTGGTTCACATGCCAGAACCCTTGTGCCTCATTGAGAACATTAATGGGCTACTGTTGGTTAATCCGAAAGCTCTGAAGACCCTGTCTGCCATTCAGCAGCCCGTTGTGGTGGTGGCTATCGTGGGCCTCTACCGCACCGGCAAATCCTACCTGATGAACAAGCTGGCTGGGAAGAACAAGG GTTTCTCTGTTGGATCCACGGTGCAGTCTCACACCAAGGGCATCTGGATGTGGTGTGTGCCTCACCCTGAGAAGCCAAACCACATCCTGGTTCTTCTTGACACGGAGGGACTTGGAGACATAGAGAAG GGTGACAAGAAGAGTGACACCCAGATATTTGTACTGGCACTACTACTGAGTAGTACCTTTGTATATAATACTATGAACACAATTGACCAGAGGGCTATCGACCTCTTGCA CTATGTGACAGAACTGTCAAATCTGCTCAGAACAGTTACCTCACCTGATCTTGATGGGGAAGACAATGCAGCTGACTTTATGAGCGTCTGTCCAGACTTAGTGTGGACTGTGAGAGATTTCTACCTTGACCTGGAAGCAAATGGGCGACTCATCACAGCAGATGAGTACCTGGAGAATTCGTTGAGGCCAAAGCAGG GCACTGATCAACatcttcaaaattttaatttgccCCGTCTGTGTATACAGAAATTCTTTCCAATaaagaaatgctttatttttgACTTGCCCACTCATCGGAAGAAGCTTGCCCAGCTTGAGACACTGCATAATGATGACCTGGATCCTGAATTTGTACAGCAAGTGGCAGATTTCTGTTCCTACATCTTCAGCCATTCCAAGACTAAAACTCTTTCAGGAGGCATCAAGGTCAATGGATCTC AGAGCCTCGTATGGACCTATGTCAATGCCATCAACAATGGGGATCTGCCCTGCATGGAGAACGAAGTCCTGGCCTTGGCCCAGATTAAGAACTCAGCCGCAGTGCGAAAGGCCATTGCCCACTATGACCAGCAGATGGGCCAGAAGCTGCAGCTGCCCACGGAAACCCTCCAGGAGCTGCTGGACCTGCACAGGGTCAGTGAGAAAGGGGCTATGGAAGTCTTCATGAAGAACTCTTTCGAGGATATAGACCAAGGGTTCCAGGAAAAATTAGAG ACCCTGCTAGAAGCCAAGCAGAATGACTTTTGTAAAAGGAATTTGGAGGCTTCACTGAATCGCTGTTCAGCTTTACTTCAGGATATTTTTTGTCCTCTAGAAGAAGATGTGAAGCAAGGGATTTATTCAAAGCCTGGGGGGCATCGTCTCTTCCTTCAGAAGAGAGAAGAGCTGAAGGCAAAGTACTATCAGGTGCCCAGGAAAGGAATACAG GCTGAGGAAGCtctgcagaaatatttacagtCCAAGGAGTCTGTGAGTGATACCATTTGGCAGACAGATCTGGTTCtcacagcaagggaaaaggagaTGGAAG tggCACGTGTGAAAGCAGAGTTTATGAAGGCTGAAAAAGAAAGGTTGGGGGCAATTCTAATGCAGCACCAGCAAATGATGGAGCGGAGGGAGAGACTCCATTGGGAACAAGTGAGACAAATGGAGATAAAAAGATTGTACCAACAGGCCCTGCAACAGAGGGACCAAGAACGTCGGCTCAAG GAGGAGGCTGAAAAGCTCAAGGAGAGATTCCAAGCTGAGAGCAGAAAACTTCAGGATGAGATCCAGCATCTCCAGAGGAATGACTCACCAGATGATACATGTATCTTACTCTAA
- the LOC137218954 gene encoding guanylate-binding protein 5-like isoform X3, producing the protein MWCVPHPEKPNHILVLLDTEGLGDIEKGDKKSDTQIFVLALLLSSTFVYNTMNTIDQRAIDLLHYVTELSNLLRTVTSPDLDGEDNAADFMSVCPDLVWTVRDFYLDLEANGRLITADEYLENSLRPKQGTDQHLQNFNLPRLCIQKFFPIKKCFIFDLPTHRKKLAQLETLHNDDLDPEFVQQVADFCSYIFSHSKTKTLSGGIKVNGSHLESLVWTYVNAINNGDLPCMENEVLALAQIKNSAAVRKAIAHYDQQMGQKLQLPTETLQELLDLHRVSEKGAMEVFMKNSFEDIDQGFQEKLETLLEAKQNDFCKRNLEASLNRCSALLQDIFCPLEEDVKQGIYSKPGGHRLFLQKREELKAKYYQVPRKGIQAEEALQKYLQSKESVSDTIWQTDLVLTAREKEMEVARVKAEFMKAEKERLGAILMQHQQMMERRERLHWEQVRQMEIKRLYQQALQQRDQERRLKEEAEKLKERFQAESRKLQDEIQHLQRNDSPDDTCILL; encoded by the exons ATGTGGTGTGTGCCTCACCCTGAGAAGCCAAACCACATCCTGGTTCTTCTTGACACGGAGGGACTTGGAGACATAGAGAAG GGTGACAAGAAGAGTGACACCCAGATATTTGTACTGGCACTACTACTGAGTAGTACCTTTGTATATAATACTATGAACACAATTGACCAGAGGGCTATCGACCTCTTGCA CTATGTGACAGAACTGTCAAATCTGCTCAGAACAGTTACCTCACCTGATCTTGATGGGGAAGACAATGCAGCTGACTTTATGAGCGTCTGTCCAGACTTAGTGTGGACTGTGAGAGATTTCTACCTTGACCTGGAAGCAAATGGGCGACTCATCACAGCAGATGAGTACCTGGAGAATTCGTTGAGGCCAAAGCAGG GCACTGATCAACatcttcaaaattttaatttgccCCGTCTGTGTATACAGAAATTCTTTCCAATaaagaaatgctttatttttgACTTGCCCACTCATCGGAAGAAGCTTGCCCAGCTTGAGACACTGCATAATGATGACCTGGATCCTGAATTTGTACAGCAAGTGGCAGATTTCTGTTCCTACATCTTCAGCCATTCCAAGACTAAAACTCTTTCAGGAGGCATCAAGGTCAATGGATCTC ATCTAGAGAGCCTCGTATGGACCTATGTCAATGCCATCAACAATGGGGATCTGCCCTGCATGGAGAACGAAGTCCTGGCCTTGGCCCAGATTAAGAACTCAGCCGCAGTGCGAAAGGCCATTGCCCACTATGACCAGCAGATGGGCCAGAAGCTGCAGCTGCCCACGGAAACCCTCCAGGAGCTGCTGGACCTGCACAGGGTCAGTGAGAAAGGGGCTATGGAAGTCTTCATGAAGAACTCTTTCGAGGATATAGACCAAGGGTTCCAGGAAAAATTAGAG ACCCTGCTAGAAGCCAAGCAGAATGACTTTTGTAAAAGGAATTTGGAGGCTTCACTGAATCGCTGTTCAGCTTTACTTCAGGATATTTTTTGTCCTCTAGAAGAAGATGTGAAGCAAGGGATTTATTCAAAGCCTGGGGGGCATCGTCTCTTCCTTCAGAAGAGAGAAGAGCTGAAGGCAAAGTACTATCAGGTGCCCAGGAAAGGAATACAG GCTGAGGAAGCtctgcagaaatatttacagtCCAAGGAGTCTGTGAGTGATACCATTTGGCAGACAGATCTGGTTCtcacagcaagggaaaaggagaTGGAAG tggCACGTGTGAAAGCAGAGTTTATGAAGGCTGAAAAAGAAAGGTTGGGGGCAATTCTAATGCAGCACCAGCAAATGATGGAGCGGAGGGAGAGACTCCATTGGGAACAAGTGAGACAAATGGAGATAAAAAGATTGTACCAACAGGCCCTGCAACAGAGGGACCAAGAACGTCGGCTCAAG GAGGAGGCTGAAAAGCTCAAGGAGAGATTCCAAGCTGAGAGCAGAAAACTTCAGGATGAGATCCAGCATCTCCAGAGGAATGACTCACCAGATGATACATGTATCTTACTCTAA
- the LOC137218954 gene encoding guanylate-binding protein 5-like isoform X5: MNTIDQRAIDLLHYVTELSNLLRTVTSPDLDGEDNAADFMSVCPDLVWTVRDFYLDLEANGRLITADEYLENSLRPKQGTDQHLQNFNLPRLCIQKFFPIKKCFIFDLPTHRKKLAQLETLHNDDLDPEFVQQVADFCSYIFSHSKTKTLSGGIKVNGSHLESLVWTYVNAINNGDLPCMENEVLALAQIKNSAAVRKAIAHYDQQMGQKLQLPTETLQELLDLHRVSEKGAMEVFMKNSFEDIDQGFQEKLETLLEAKQNDFCKRNLEASLNRCSALLQDIFCPLEEDVKQGIYSKPGGHRLFLQKREELKAKYYQVPRKGIQAEEALQKYLQSKESVSDTIWQTDLVLTAREKEMEVARVKAEFMKAEKERLGAILMQHQQMMERRERLHWEQVRQMEIKRLYQQALQQRDQERRLKEEAEKLKERFQAESRKLQDEIQHLQRNDSPDDTCILL; encoded by the exons ATGAACACAATTGACCAGAGGGCTATCGACCTCTTGCA CTATGTGACAGAACTGTCAAATCTGCTCAGAACAGTTACCTCACCTGATCTTGATGGGGAAGACAATGCAGCTGACTTTATGAGCGTCTGTCCAGACTTAGTGTGGACTGTGAGAGATTTCTACCTTGACCTGGAAGCAAATGGGCGACTCATCACAGCAGATGAGTACCTGGAGAATTCGTTGAGGCCAAAGCAGG GCACTGATCAACatcttcaaaattttaatttgccCCGTCTGTGTATACAGAAATTCTTTCCAATaaagaaatgctttatttttgACTTGCCCACTCATCGGAAGAAGCTTGCCCAGCTTGAGACACTGCATAATGATGACCTGGATCCTGAATTTGTACAGCAAGTGGCAGATTTCTGTTCCTACATCTTCAGCCATTCCAAGACTAAAACTCTTTCAGGAGGCATCAAGGTCAATGGATCTC ATCTAGAGAGCCTCGTATGGACCTATGTCAATGCCATCAACAATGGGGATCTGCCCTGCATGGAGAACGAAGTCCTGGCCTTGGCCCAGATTAAGAACTCAGCCGCAGTGCGAAAGGCCATTGCCCACTATGACCAGCAGATGGGCCAGAAGCTGCAGCTGCCCACGGAAACCCTCCAGGAGCTGCTGGACCTGCACAGGGTCAGTGAGAAAGGGGCTATGGAAGTCTTCATGAAGAACTCTTTCGAGGATATAGACCAAGGGTTCCAGGAAAAATTAGAG ACCCTGCTAGAAGCCAAGCAGAATGACTTTTGTAAAAGGAATTTGGAGGCTTCACTGAATCGCTGTTCAGCTTTACTTCAGGATATTTTTTGTCCTCTAGAAGAAGATGTGAAGCAAGGGATTTATTCAAAGCCTGGGGGGCATCGTCTCTTCCTTCAGAAGAGAGAAGAGCTGAAGGCAAAGTACTATCAGGTGCCCAGGAAAGGAATACAG GCTGAGGAAGCtctgcagaaatatttacagtCCAAGGAGTCTGTGAGTGATACCATTTGGCAGACAGATCTGGTTCtcacagcaagggaaaaggagaTGGAAG tggCACGTGTGAAAGCAGAGTTTATGAAGGCTGAAAAAGAAAGGTTGGGGGCAATTCTAATGCAGCACCAGCAAATGATGGAGCGGAGGGAGAGACTCCATTGGGAACAAGTGAGACAAATGGAGATAAAAAGATTGTACCAACAGGCCCTGCAACAGAGGGACCAAGAACGTCGGCTCAAG GAGGAGGCTGAAAAGCTCAAGGAGAGATTCCAAGCTGAGAGCAGAAAACTTCAGGATGAGATCCAGCATCTCCAGAGGAATGACTCACCAGATGATACATGTATCTTACTCTAA
- the LOC137218954 gene encoding guanylate-binding protein 5-like isoform X4, giving the protein MAPVVHMPEPLCLIENINGLLLVNPKALKTLSAIQQPVVVVAIVGLYRTGKSYLMNKLAGKNKGFSVGSTVQSHTKGIWMWCVPHPEKPNHILVLLDTEGLGDIEKGDKKSDTQIFVLALLLSSTFVYNTMNTIDQRAIDLLHYVTELSNLLRTVTSPDLDGEDNAADFMSVCPDLVWTVRDFYLDLEANGRLITADEYLENSLRPKQGTDQHLQNFNLPRLCIQKFFPIKKCFIFDLPTHRKKLAQLETLHNDDLDPEFVQQVADFCSYIFSHSKTKTLSGGIKVNGSHLESLVWTYVNAINNGDLPCMENEVLALAQIKNSAAVRKAIAHYDQQMGQKLQLPTETLQELLDLHRVSEKGAMEVFMKNSFEDIDQGFQEKLETLLEAKQNDFCKRNLEASLNRCSALLQDIFCPLEEDVKQGIYSKPGGHRLFLQKREELKAKYYQVPRKGIQWHV; this is encoded by the exons ATGGCCCCAGTGGTTCACATGCCAGAACCCTTGTGCCTCATTGAGAACATTAATGGGCTACTGTTGGTTAATCCGAAAGCTCTGAAGACCCTGTCTGCCATTCAGCAGCCCGTTGTGGTGGTGGCTATCGTGGGCCTCTACCGCACCGGCAAATCCTACCTGATGAACAAGCTGGCTGGGAAGAACAAGG GTTTCTCTGTTGGATCCACGGTGCAGTCTCACACCAAGGGCATCTGGATGTGGTGTGTGCCTCACCCTGAGAAGCCAAACCACATCCTGGTTCTTCTTGACACGGAGGGACTTGGAGACATAGAGAAG GGTGACAAGAAGAGTGACACCCAGATATTTGTACTGGCACTACTACTGAGTAGTACCTTTGTATATAATACTATGAACACAATTGACCAGAGGGCTATCGACCTCTTGCA CTATGTGACAGAACTGTCAAATCTGCTCAGAACAGTTACCTCACCTGATCTTGATGGGGAAGACAATGCAGCTGACTTTATGAGCGTCTGTCCAGACTTAGTGTGGACTGTGAGAGATTTCTACCTTGACCTGGAAGCAAATGGGCGACTCATCACAGCAGATGAGTACCTGGAGAATTCGTTGAGGCCAAAGCAGG GCACTGATCAACatcttcaaaattttaatttgccCCGTCTGTGTATACAGAAATTCTTTCCAATaaagaaatgctttatttttgACTTGCCCACTCATCGGAAGAAGCTTGCCCAGCTTGAGACACTGCATAATGATGACCTGGATCCTGAATTTGTACAGCAAGTGGCAGATTTCTGTTCCTACATCTTCAGCCATTCCAAGACTAAAACTCTTTCAGGAGGCATCAAGGTCAATGGATCTC ATCTAGAGAGCCTCGTATGGACCTATGTCAATGCCATCAACAATGGGGATCTGCCCTGCATGGAGAACGAAGTCCTGGCCTTGGCCCAGATTAAGAACTCAGCCGCAGTGCGAAAGGCCATTGCCCACTATGACCAGCAGATGGGCCAGAAGCTGCAGCTGCCCACGGAAACCCTCCAGGAGCTGCTGGACCTGCACAGGGTCAGTGAGAAAGGGGCTATGGAAGTCTTCATGAAGAACTCTTTCGAGGATATAGACCAAGGGTTCCAGGAAAAATTAGAG ACCCTGCTAGAAGCCAAGCAGAATGACTTTTGTAAAAGGAATTTGGAGGCTTCACTGAATCGCTGTTCAGCTTTACTTCAGGATATTTTTTGTCCTCTAGAAGAAGATGTGAAGCAAGGGATTTATTCAAAGCCTGGGGGGCATCGTCTCTTCCTTCAGAAGAGAGAAGAGCTGAAGGCAAAGTACTATCAGGTGCCCAGGAAAGGAATACAG tggCACGTGTGA
- the LOC137208963 gene encoding endogenous retrovirus group K member 8 Gag polyprotein-like, whose amino-acid sequence MGNTHVNPTANFYEPIQALLRDRGLMLSHKTLGRLLNDIDQAAPWFGVSGTLTIPSWEKLGKDLHRFHEEGKLCCATFPLWNLVRSCLKEGKCTDIVKQATQVLRSYQDSASEAGSHKATDDRPTKEELVDNKVKKKLKSKQPDAQETGREPMYPLLSGLQAMYLSDDEELDPGDAADLAEAAAKYEEERYGPFGALPPSRPQEFFASRSVVQPRRSAPSIPSPQCTFIPREAWLQVSSSLSNAFPVFEDPATRQRYYDMIDHKLIRDLAEASKRDGISANYTIMLLQRLTRNALTPTDWQDIARACLTMGQYLDWKSIVSDLAHSQARENAANGQPAWNVDMLLGQGQWINNQTMFPVQVYNQINEINMRAWRALPNKGEVSGNLTKIIQGGTEPFSDFVARMMEAAGRIFGNVDEAMPLVKQLVYEQCTKECRRAITPFKGKDIEVWMKACREIGGPLSNAGLAAAVMTAAKGMQDPVRSGNCFHCGKPGHLKKQCRMLGAKPKTSQSARPPRTCPRCKKGKHWANECKSVKDINGQPLLPLTQSKSFQPTFGNAQSKNGLMGPRSQGPKIFGAHENVNLQPPKPRGEPRQAPQGWTSVPPPEWY is encoded by the coding sequence ATGGGGAATACTCATGTTAACCCCACGGCAAATTTTTATGAGCCGATACAGGCACTTTTACGGGATCGGGGGTTGATGTTATCTCACAAGACTCTTGGCCGTTTACTGAATGATATAGATCAAGCAGCGCCATGGTTTGGAGTTTCGGGTACTTTGACTATCCCTTCATGGGAGAAATTAGGAAAGGATTTGCACCGTTTTCATGAGGAGGGTAAGCTGTGCTGTGCGACTTTCCCTTTGTGGAATTTAGTTCGATCTTGTCTTAAGGAGGGAAAGTGTACAGACATAGTGAAACAAGCGACGCAAGTTTTGCGGTCATATCAAGATAGTGCTTCCGAAGCAGGCAGTCATAAGGCTACAGATGATAGGCCTACAAAAGAAGAATTAGTAGATAATAAggttaagaaaaagttaaaatctaAACAACCAGACGCCCAAGAGACTGGGCGAGAACCAATGTATCCGCTATTGTCTGGCTTGCAAGCCATGTATTTATCAGATGATGAGGAGCTAGATCCCGGCGATGCTGCGGATTTGGCAGAAGCTGCTGCAAAATATGAGGAGGAGCGTTATGGCCCTTTTGGGGCTTTGCCCCCTTCTCGACCTCAGGAATTTTTTGCCTCAAGGAGTGTTGTTCAACCTAGGCGTTCTGCGCCTTCCATTCCTTCCCCGCAATGTACTTTTATTCCCCGCGAGGCTTGGCTTcaagtttcttcttctttgtccaaTGCGTTTCCAGTATTTGAAGATCCGGCTACACGCCAGCGATATTATGATATGATAGATCATAAATTAATTAGAGATCTTGCAGAAGCTTCCAAACGAGATGGCATTTCTGCTAATTATACTATTATGCTTTTGCAGCGGCTTACGAGAAATGCCTTGACCCCTACTGATTGGCAAGATATTGCTCGTGCGTGTTTAACGATGGGGCAATATTTAGACTGGAAGTCTATTGTTTCTGATTTGGCTCACAGTCAAGCGAGGGAAAATGCTGCCAATGGGCAGCCTGCCTGGAATGTAGATATGTTATTAGGACAAGGACAGTGGATAAATAATCAGACTATGTTCCCTGTACAAGTTTATAATCAAATAAATGAGATTAATATGCGTGCATGGCGAGCCCTCCCAAATAAAGGGGAGGTGTCAGggaatttaacaaaaataatacaggGAGGCACAGAGCCATTTTCTGATTTTGTAGCCCGGATGATGGAAGCGGCGGGAAGAATTTTTGGTAATGTGGATGAGGCGATGCCTCTAGTGAAACAACTTGTTTATGAACAATGTACAAAAGAATGCCGCCGAGCCATTACACCTTTTAAAGGAAAGGACATTGAAGTGTGGATGAAAGCTTGTAGGGAGATTGGAGGCCCTTTGTCTAATGCAGGGCTTGCCGCTGCGGTAATGACAGCTGCTAAAGGTATGCAAGATCCTGTGCGATCTGGGAATTGTTTCCATTGTGGAAAACCAGGacatttaaagaaacaatgtAGAATGTTAGGAGCTAAACCTAAGACGTCCCAGTCGGCACGCCCTCCTCGGACATGTCCAAGATGCAAGAAAGGGAAGCATTGGGCTAATGAATGCAAATCTGTGAAGGATATTAATGGCCAGCCTTTACTACCCCTAACTCAATCCAAGAGCTTTCAACCAACCTTTGGAAATGCCCAGTCAAAAAACGGGTTAATGGGCCCACGGTCTCAGGGCCCGAAAATTTTTGGGGCCCACGAGAATGTGAACTTGCAGCCACCCAAGCCCCGCGGCGAGCCACGGCAGGCTCCGCAGGGCTGGACCTCCGTGCCACCTCCCGAATGGTATTGA